In Drosophila simulans strain w501 chromosome 3R, Prin_Dsim_3.1, whole genome shotgun sequence, a single window of DNA contains:
- the LOC6728427 gene encoding phospholipid-transporting ATPase ID isoform X11, translated as MVVTSSGEAQVLPDRPRSDLERSAPPMDASEKRPGLKHVRYSAPSRSQDEDAGRLSPRLGGCGGLSPPVGNEERRISGGFKRSGAGCMQRQLSRTSSCDKVKILHDSQQTETHKMHHSSHNRKRLVKIRFKKAPSTATLGVVFSQLEHHLDEEPQSTSTLSNTKHHHHRPKALATNWSSSPHRVHALQSVDFSANPHHESDFRWYDRTLLDAVRSDEEHSHVFFRLLALCHTVMAETVDGKLEYQAQSPDEAALVSAARNFGFVFRTRTPNSITIEVMGQTEEYELLNILDFNNVRKRMSVILRRGDSMVLYCKGADNVIYDRLHGGQEDLKARTQDHLNKFAGEGLRTLALAERRLTEQYYNDWRSRQQEAALSMDSREQKLNAIYEEIESEMQLVGVTAIEDKLQDGVPKSIANLQNAGIKIWVLTGDKQETAINIGYSCQLLTDELADVFIVDGNSVEEVEKQLRQFKESIKIYNRFRPGGFDPFDRLNSDSNMDPLSVTMTQTSAFMQETNLPPTPPPPPAISVVTFRWDEKNKDNKGGPDSAECNDLFGDEKGSEDGGTASIVVDENTGFALVVNGHSLVHCLSPELENKFLDIASQCKAVICCRVTPLQKALVVELIKRAKNAVTLAIGDGANDVSMIKAAHIGVGISGQEGLQAVLSSDYSIAQFRYLERLLLVHGRWSYYRMCKFLRYFFYKNFAFTLCHCWYSLFCGFSAQTVFDPMFISVYNLFYTSLPVLALGVFEQDVSDKNSLEFPRLYTPGLKSELFNIREFIYSVLHGAFTSLVLFLIPYGVYKDGVSANGFIVSDHMTLGAVVATILIVDNTAQISLYTSYWTVVNHVTIWGSLVWYFVLDYFYNYVIGGPYVGSLTQAMKDLTFWVTMLITVMTLVAPVLAYKFYLLDVHPSLSDKIRQKSLKKIHSRASSDVRRTASSRRGRRSVRSGYAFAHQEGFGRLITSGKIMHKLPQDFAFPLGLGTKKTQVLHNNLNSADGPNSKSNNVTGQHMVNNNTNMRQNQNQNHSSMADITADGRDIGGDDGRGSGGSDDMSPRAPCQDLDTINL; from the exons ATGGTGGTCACATCCTCCGGGGAGGCACAAGTGCTGCCAGACAGACCCAGATCGGATCTCGAGCGCTCTGCTCCGCCGATGGACGCCAGCGAGAAGCGGCCAGGACTCAAGCATGTGCGATACTCGGCGCCCAGTAGAAGTCAGGACGAAGACGCTGGTCGCTTGTCACCCAGGTTGGGTGGATGTGGAGGACTTAGTCCACCCGTAGGCAATGAGGAGCGACGAATCAGTGGCGGCTTCAAAAGGAGTGGAGCCGGATGTATGCAGCGCCAATTGTCCCGCACTAGCAGTTGCGACAAAGTAAAGATTTTGCATGACAGCCAACAgacagaaacacacaaaatGCACCATTCCAGTCACAATCGCAAGCGATTAGTCAAGATCCGGTTTAAAAAAGCGCCATCAACAGCCACGCTGGGTGTTGTCTTCTCCCAGCTCGAGCACCACCTCGACGAGGAGCCacaatccacatccacactTAGCAACACCAAGCACCACCATCATCGACCCAAGGCACTCGCCACCAATTGGAGTTCGTCGCCTCACAGAGTGCAC GCCCTTCAAAGTGTTGACTTTTCGGCCAATCCGCATCACGAGAGTGACTTCCGCTGGTACGATCGTACGTTGCTGGATGCCGTCCGGTCGGATGAGGAGCACTCCCATGTGTTTTTCCGTCTCCTGGCCCTCTGTCACACGGTCATGGCCGAAACGGTGGACGGTAAGTTGGAGTACCAGGCCCAAAGTCCCGACGAGGCTGCCCTCGTTTCGGCCGCTCGCAATTTTGGCTTTGTCTTTCGCACACGAACACCAAATAGTATTACCATCGAGGTGATGGGACAAACGGAG GAGTACGAGCTCCTAAATATCCTCGACTTCAACAACGTCCGCAAGCGGATGTCTGTGATTCTCCGGCGCGGTGACTCCATGGTTCTATACTGCAAAGGAGCGGACAATGTGATATATGATCGTCTGCATGGCGGACAGGAGGACCTTAAGGCGCGCACCCAGGACCACCTTAAT AAATTTGCTGGCGAGGGTCTACGTACTTTAGCGCTGGCTGAACGACGTTTAACGGAGCAGTACTACAACGACTGGAGGAGTCGGCAACAGGAGGCAGCACTTTCGATGGACTCGAGGGAGCAGAAGCTGAACGCTATTTACGAGGAGATCGAGAGCGAGATGCAGCTGGTCGGGGTGACGGCAATTGAGGACAAACTGCAGGACGGCGTGCCCAAGTCAATTGCTAATTTGCAGAATGCAGGCATAAAGATATGGGTCCTAACCGGCGACAAGCAGG AAACTGCCATCAATATCGGCTACTCGTGTCAGCTGCTTACGGATGAACTTGCGGATGTCTTCATCGTGGACGGCAATTCGGTGGAGGAAGTGGAAAAGCAGCTGAGGCAGTTTAAGGAATCTATTAAGATATATAACCGGTTTCGACCAGGCG gaTTTGATCCATTTGATCGCTTAAATAGCGACAGCAACATGGATCCGCTGAGCGTGACCATGACACAAACATCGGCCTTCATGCAGGAGACGAACCTCCCGCCCACGCCGCCTCCACCGCCCGCCATTTCGGTGGTTACCTTTAGGTGGGATGAGAAAAATAAGGATAATAAGGGCGGACCGGACAG TGCTGAGTGCAATGACTTGTTCGGTGATGAAAAGGGGAGCGAGGATGGAGGCACTGCCTCCATTGTGGTGGATGAAAATACAGGATTCGCTCTGGTGGTAAATGGCCACTCCCTGGTGCACTGCCTTTCGCCGGAATTGGAGAACAA ATTCCTGGACATCGCTTCGCAGTGCAAGGCGGTCATCTGTTGCCGGGTAACGCCACTTCAGAAGGCGCTGGTCGTCGAGCTAATAAAGCGTGCCAAAAACGCAGTCACTCTGGCCATTGGCGATGGCGCCAACGATGTGTCCATGATAAAAG CTGCTCACATAGGCGTTGGAATCTCGGGGCAGGAGGGTCTGCAGGCTGTCCTCTCCAGTGACTATTCCATTGCCCAGTTTCGATACCTTGAGCGATTGTTGCTGGTACATGGTCGATGGTCCTACTACCGCATGTGCAAGTTCCTCAGATACTTTTTCTACAAGAACTTTGCATTTACACTGTGCCATTGCTGGTACTCGCTCTTCTGCGGCTTCAGCGCTCAG ACGGTTTTCGACCCGATGTTCATATCGGTGTATAATCTATTTTACACATCGCTACCCGTTTTGGCTTTGGGCGTCTTCGAACAGGATGTCTCGGACAAGAACAGTCTAGAGTTTCCCCGCCTCTATACTCCGGGTCTAAAGAGCGAGTTGTTCAACATTCGAGAGTTCATCTACAGTGTGTTGCACGGTGCCTTCACCTCGCTGGTCCTGTTCCTGATTCCTTATGGCGTCTACAAGGATGGCGTCTCGGCGAACGGATTTATTGTGAGCGATCACATGACCCTGGGCGCCGTTGTGGCCACCATACTTATAGTGGATAATACAGCTCAG ATATCTTTGTACACCTCCTATTGGACCGTTGTCAATCATGTGACCATTTGGGGTAGTCTAGTTTGGTACTTTGTGCTGGACTATTTCTACAACTATGTGATTGGTGGCCCTTATGTTGGCTCCTTGACTCAAGCTATGAAGGACTTGACCTTTTGGGTTACCATGCTGATCACGGTGATGACGTTGGTGGCTCCTGTCTTGGCTTACAAGTTCTATTTACTGGATGTACATCCCAGTCTGTCGGATAAG ATCCGACAAAAATCCCTGAAGAAGATCCACTCCAGAGCTTCAAGTGATGTCAGGCGAACGGCCTCATCACGTCGTGGACGGCGCTCCGTACGTTCAGGATACGCCTTTGCCCATCAG GAGGGCTTTGGTCGCCTGATAACCTCCGGCAAAATTATGCACAAGCTGCCGCAGGACTTTGCTTTTCCTCTGGGCTTGGGCACCAAGAAGACACAGGTGCTACACAACAACCTGAACTCGGCCGATGGACCAAATTCTAAGAGCAACAATGTGACTGGCCAGCATATGgtcaacaacaacacaaataTGCGACAGAATCAGAACCAAAACCACTCGTCAATGGCGGACATAACGGCTGATGGGCGGGACATTGGGGGGGATGATGGCAGAGGAAGTGGAGGCTCGGACGATATGAGTCCTCGTGCTCCCTGCCAGGACCTGGATACGATTAATCTCTAA